Proteins encoded by one window of Lepeophtheirus salmonis chromosome 3, UVic_Lsal_1.4, whole genome shotgun sequence:
- the LOC121114607 gene encoding excitatory amino acid transporter 3, translated as MAKFTKDNVKSCMKSSALTLATLLGVIGGVVFGLLLRQREEKWTEREVIYVSYVGKLFLRMLKALILPLIVPSLIAAVGSLDMSLSGKVGGRAVGYYMSTTVLAVILGIILVTSIHPGTPKEAENDIKKVGESRNVTAADTLMDLARNMVPPNLIQATIMQYRTVLTYPGVEKYNDGKQVRDPNDLYTWKISGEFTNGTNILGLVFFAVILGITLAQMEEKGKPLLDFFKCLSEAMMCITTWVIYMAPIGVFFLIGGQILEMEDLSLVAGQLGLYFMTVLVGLFFHGFVVLPIIFTIFTRILPFKFIANMTNAFTTAFGTASSSATLPVTINLLEEKNGVDPRIARFVLPIGATINMDGTALYEAVAALFISQIRGMSMSIGQIIAISITATAASIGAAGIPQAGLVTMVMVLDTVGLPAEDVTIILAVDWLLDRFRTAINVLGDSIGAGLVYHLSKDELDAMSKQQNQPEGGFEALPMTEIEDDTDRK; from the exons ATGGCGAAATTCACCAAAGATAACGTAAAGAGCTGCATGAAAAGCAGTGCTTTGACTCTAGCGACTCTTTTGGGTGTGATTGGTGGAGTTGTCTTTGGGCTATTACTCAGACAAAGAGAAG AGAAATGGACGGAAAGAGAAGTGATTTATGTTTCCTATGTTGGAAAACTTTTTCTAAGGATGCTGAAGGCTCTCATCTTACCTCTCATTGTTCCCAGTCTCATTGCTGCCGTAGGGTCCCTCGATATGAGCCTCTCAGGAAAG GTTGGAGGCAGAGCTGTTGGTTACTATATGAGTACAACAGTTCTCGCAGTCATTTTGGGTATTATTTTAGTCACGTCCATACATCCAGGAACTCCAAAGGAGgcagaaaatgatattaaaaaa GTCGGAGAATCCCGGAACGTGACTGCAGCTGATACTCTTATGGACTTGGCGCGAAACATGGTACCACCGAATTTGATACAG GCGACCATAATGCAGTATCGGACTGTTTTGACGTATCCTGgggttgaaaaatataatgacgGGAAACAGGTTCGTGATCCTAATGACTTATACACATGGAAAATCTCTGGAGAGTTCACTAATGGAACAAATATTTTGGGGCTGGTATTTTTTGCAG TTATTTTGGGTATTACATTGGCACAAATGGAGGAAAAAGGGAAGCCGCTGCTGGACTTTTTCAAGTGTTTATCTGAGGCAATGATGTGCATTACAACGTGGGTAATTTATATGGCTCCTATCGGTGTCTTTTTCTTGATTGGAGGACAAATTTTGGAAATGGAGGATTTATCGTTGGTTGCGGGTCAATTAGGTCTCTATTTCATGACGGTTCTTGTGGGTCTATTTTTCCATGGATTCGTGGTTCTACCTAttattttcactatttttacAAGGATATTGCCATTCAAATTCATTGCAAATATGACTAATGCTTTCACAACGGCTTTCGGTACTGCAAGTTCCTCAGCTACCCTTCCAGTCACGATCAATCTTCTTGAAGAGAAGAATGGTGTTGATCCAAGAATTGCTCG atttgtatTGCCCATCGGTGCTACAATCAACATGGACGGAACAGCTTTATACGAAGCAGTCGCTGCACTCTTTATCTCACAAATCCGAGGAATGAGCATGAGTATCGGTCAAATCATAGCTATTTCTATTACTGCTACGGCAGCCTCTATTGGAGCTGCGGGTATTCCTCAAGCAGGTCTTGTGACAATGGTAATGGTATTGGATACTGTTGGTCTTCCCGCTGAGGATGTGACCATCATTTTGGCTGTGGACTGGCTTCTTGACAG ATTCCGAACTGCCATTAATGTATTGGGAGATTCCATTGGAGCTGGGTTGGTTTACCATCTTAGTAAAGATGAATTGGATGCAATGAGCAAGCAGCAAAATCAGCCTGAGGGTGGATTCGAGGCATTACCCATGACAGAAATTGAGGACGATACGGATCGAAAATAA